The genomic window GGCATCAATGACAACGAGTTTGGATTTCAATTCGTTAGTTACTTGTTCGATATTTTTTTGAATATCAAGTAAATAGTCAATTCCTCGTAATTCTATAGAATCATTAGATTTTTTTTCTAAACGAGATTGAAGCGTAGAGGTATTAATTTTTAACATAATCACCAAATCAGGCACGATATGGTCAGTAGCAAATAAATTAAATTCTTTTGCTTTTGGAATTTGTTGTGCATAAGCAATGCCTGATATAATACTTCTATCAGACAAAATAAGTTTGCCTTGATTGGGGATAAGGACTTTTGCAGTATGCTCTGCTCTATCAGCCAGAAATAATAAAAATTCTGTTTTAGAATCCATGTGGTAGCTTTTTGTTGCATTTTGAACAGATGTTAAATGGGATTTTTTTTTATTGTTTATATTCTCCGGATTATTTTCTTTCAAAATGATTTCACGAATTTGCGCTCCTATAGGACTACCTCCGGGTTCTTTGGTAAAAATAGCTTGAGGATAGCAAGCTTTTAACAAAGAGAGCTGTGTAGATTTACCACAAGTATCAATCCCTTCCAGTGCGATATACATTATTCTCCTTTTAATTCTTGGATATATTTATGAACAACTTCAGGGATTAGATGAGAGACCTTACCATTGTGTTGGAGAATACTTCTGATGATAGAAGAGCTAATAAAAGCATTTCTTAAAGTTGGCATGAAATAAATCGTATCTAATTCGTCATTTAAAGAAGCATTGGCATATCCCATTTGAAGTTCATATTCAAAATCACTGACTACGCGAAGTCCTCTGATGATAAGCTTAGCTTTGTTATCTCTGGCAAAATCAGCCAAAAGATTATCGAAGCACACACATTGGACTTTGGAGATATTTGCTGTGGCAAGCTCTAACATGGCTTTGCGATCTTTGAGGGCAAACATGGGGTGTTTGGAGCTTGATTTGGCAATAGCAATAATAACTTTATCAAAAAGTTCTATGCTTCGTTTGATGATATCAAGATGTCCATTGGTAAGAGGATCAAAAGTTCCCGGATAAATAGCTATTTTTTGCATGGATTTTCTCCCCATCTGGGATAAAGATCATTGGGAATATTTAGGGCATCCAACCATTTGCCTACTAAAAAGTTTTCCATAGACTCCAAATTTGATATTTTAGAATAATAAGCTAAGATGGGGGGCGCAATAATGACATTGAGATGAGAGAGTCTAAGCATATTTTCAAGAGCAATACTTGAGAGAGGGAGCTCTCTTGGAGCAAGGAGAAGCTTTTTGTGTTCTTTGAGAATAACACTTGCGCAACGTGAAATTAATTCATCGGCTATACCCCAAGAGATTTTTGCTAACATATTCATACTTGTAGGAACAACCGCCATCATATCAACCCCAAAACTACCTGATGAAATATTAGCCCCAATTTCATCTTCATCAAATAACGTCATTTTGCGGCCATTTTTGATAAGCCTATCAAGCGCAGATTCAATTTCACATCCTATTTCTTTTTCTGCGACTATTTTTGCACTCTCAGAAATAATAACAAAAAGATCTATTTCTTTAGGAATAGATTCAATAAGTCTAATACCCAAATTAACCCCACTTGCACCGCTAATACCTGCAATCATTTTCATAGGACTTCTCCTTTGTTTATATCTATAACTTTTATACGAAGTATTTTTTTTGTTTCAGGATTTATAGCTTGAATCACCTCTCCTAATGAGCCATTTTGTTTGGCAATAAGAGTAGTTTGAAGATTAATATGATTATCCTTAATAATACCTATAAAATTATCATTTTTGTGTATGAGGATTTTGGGTTGGATTTTGTCCATTGTAATAATACTATTAGGAGGGATATAGGATTTGGCACTGACTTGATTGATTTGTGAAGCAACAATAGGGGTTTGATTTAGTTTATCCAGAGTAATTGTGTCTTTAAAGGTATTAGTATCGGTGATATCTTGAGATGTTTTGATAGTATTGTTTGATCGATAAACATTGATCGTAGCTTTTATTTGATATTGCAGGGGGATTTGCAATAAAGAATTTTGCAAAGATGTATGCAACAAAATAATCCCATCTTTTTTATTGAGGTATTTAGAATCAAGTCCAATAGAATGGATATGGTAGTTTTCAATCAAAATATTAGGCGGGATAAATAATGAAATATCAATGATGCGGATATGATAATTTTTGTATTTTTCTCCATAGGCATTTTGGAGATAAGTTTTGATTTGGGAAATATTGCTATTTGCCCAAAGATTAAGACTTACCAACAAAAATAGAAAAATTTTTTTTATCATGTTTATCCTTTTTGGACAAAGGAGGCTAATATGTCCCTTTCCATACCTCCAAAACTGATTTTTAACTTGGCATTTTTCCCATCTCCTTGGATATTGAGTATTCTCCCTGAACCAAAAATTTTGTGTAAAACTAAATCCCCTTTTTTAAAATCATCTCGCATTGTTTCTTGCATATTTTGTTTGATTGGAGAGTTTTTATTCATCAAACCTGATTCTATAAAAAATCTAGATTTTTCTAATTCTGTGCGCTTGCCTTTGTAAAATCTTGAATTAACATAAGAAATATAAAGTTCATCTTTTGCCCGCGTGAAGGCCACATAACCAAGCCTTCTTTCTTCTTCCATATCGCTCCCTTCACGGATGAGGGGGAAAAACCCTTCTTCAAAACCTGTAATAAAAACATATTTAAATTCAAGTCCTTTGGCAGAATGCACACTCATACAAGAGACATGGTTTTGAGTTTGGGTATCTGCATCAGAGCTCAGGGACAAATCATTTAAAAAATCTTCAAGAGAGTTCATGGGAGATTGGATAATATAGTCTCGAAACATGCCATAAAATTCCTCAATATTTGAATTTTTATCAATACGATCATGAGAATTTTCAAGGGTACTCATGAGATTAACTTGAGAAATGAACTCATCAAGAAATTTAAGCGTAGAAATACAAAGATAATCTCTCAAATCTTCAATGAGTGAAAAAAATTTTTCAAGAGTTTGATGATTTTTTTCACTCATGATTCCCATAAGATAATTTGCCTTAAATGCCTGATAAACAGATATTTTTAAGTCTCCGGCAGTTTCAAAAATTTTGTCTTGAGTAGTTTTGCCAATCCCTCTTTTGGGTTTATTGATAATTCTAGAGAGTGAAAAATCATCATC from Helicobacter sp. 11S03491-1 includes these protein-coding regions:
- a CDS encoding dTMP kinase — translated: MYIALEGIDTCGKSTQLSLLKACYPQAIFTKEPGGSPIGAQIREIILKENNPENINNKKKSHLTSVQNATKSYHMDSKTEFLLFLADRAEHTAKVLIPNQGKLILSDRSIISGIAYAQQIPKAKEFNLFATDHIVPDLVIMLKINTSTLQSRLEKKSNDSIELRGIDYLLDIQKNIEQVTNELKSKLVVIDASLPPECIHTQIIKAIEKML
- the coaD gene encoding pantetheine-phosphate adenylyltransferase, producing MQKIAIYPGTFDPLTNGHLDIIKRSIELFDKVIIAIAKSSSKHPMFALKDRKAMLELATANISKVQCVCFDNLLADFARDNKAKLIIRGLRVVSDFEYELQMGYANASLNDELDTIYFMPTLRNAFISSSIIRSILQHNGKVSHLIPEVVHKYIQELKGE
- a CDS encoding UbiX family flavin prenyltransferase — protein: MKMIAGISGASGVNLGIRLIESIPKEIDLFVIISESAKIVAEKEIGCEIESALDRLIKNGRKMTLFDEDEIGANISSGSFGVDMMAVVPTSMNMLAKISWGIADELISRCASVILKEHKKLLLAPRELPLSSIALENMLRLSHLNVIIAPPILAYYSKISNLESMENFLVGKWLDALNIPNDLYPRWGENPCKK
- the flgA gene encoding flagellar basal body P-ring formation chaperone FlgA, translated to MIKKIFLFLLVSLNLWANSNISQIKTYLQNAYGEKYKNYHIRIIDISLFIPPNILIENYHIHSIGLDSKYLNKKDGIILLHTSLQNSLLQIPLQYQIKATINVYRSNNTIKTSQDITDTNTFKDTITLDKLNQTPIVASQINQVSAKSYIPPNSIITMDKIQPKILIHKNDNFIGIIKDNHINLQTTLIAKQNGSLGEVIQAINPETKKILRIKVIDINKGEVL